The nucleotide window ACCAATCCTAACGGAATTTGTAGAGCGGGCGATTGCTGACCTAAAATGAACGAAATATAGACCAGACGGAGACCTCCAATTACAAAGGCAAAGAGAACAAATAGTATGATAAGGCTATTAACAACTATAGCAAATCGTTTCTGATTCTTAACTGTGGCCTTGCGGGGCAATACATCTATAGCAACGTGCATATTTCTTCCGGAAACATAAGCCGCCCCTAATACCCCGAGCCATATCATGAGATATCTTGCTAACTCATCGGTAACTGAACTTGGTGAACCAACTATGTATCGCGTAAAAACTTGCCACAAAACGTTAATCACCATTACCCCCATTATTACAACAAGCATCTTTCCTAATATGTTATCAATTTTTTTTCTCATAATTATTGATAGGCCTGGATTTCTTCAATTAACTCATACATTTCCGAATCAGCT belongs to Aegicerativicinus sediminis and includes:
- a CDS encoding TRAP transporter small permease, with protein sequence MRKKIDNILGKMLVVIMGVMVINVLWQVFTRYIVGSPSSVTDELARYLMIWLGVLGAAYVSGRNMHVAIDVLPRKATVKNQKRFAIVVNSLIILFVLFAFVIGGLRLVYISFILGQQSPALQIPLGLVYAVIPLSGILIIYYKSSDLMKL